From Paracoccus suum, the proteins below share one genomic window:
- a CDS encoding esterase-like activity of phytase family protein, with product MSSRIILTSIIALGAACPALAEPVFNRVASFATADNMAEGEDRSRETSAEIIVATEDGNRLIYSDSPLGVLGQIDITDPKAPKPLGNIPMDGEPTTTVVIGQSAFAGVNTSESFATPSGALRQIDLAAGKVVASCDLGGQPDSVARNKDGSRIAVAIENERDEEVNDGALPQMPAGYVVVIPVKDGSADCAAMTKIELTGLAEVAPVDPEPEYLDYNAAGELVVTLQENNHIVVIGTDNTVAGHFSAGSVDLKDVDTEKDGKIDPTGSLTGVPREPDAVAWIDNDHFVTANEGDWKGGSRGFTVWKKDGTVVYDSGNLLERELMKIGHYPEGRSGKKGGEPEAVIFATYDGTPTIFVASERGSVTFAFDVTDPAAPKLLQAMASGIGPEGLVAVPQRNLFATANETDLGEDGAARAHVMIYERQDAAPIYPTIETAEGQTIGWGALSGLTVDPTNSSILYAVSDSFYSAAPSIYTIDTTTMPAKITAATVVTRDGKPAEKLDLEGIAADGQGGFWLASEGNPEKEVAHAVLHVDGKGAITQEIALPKDLDAQSTRFGFEGVTVVDGGLWLAVQREWKDDPKGQVKLLHLDPATEEWTGVRYPLESGEGWVGLSEVTAHDGALYLIERDNLIGQAAALKQVTRVNLADLKPAPLGGELPVVTKEVVRDLIPDLKTWGGYVVDKVEGLAITPEGKAWVVTDNDGVDDSSGETFLWSFDLPK from the coding sequence ATGTCCAGCCGCATCATTCTGACCTCGATCATCGCCCTCGGCGCGGCCTGTCCCGCCTTGGCCGAACCTGTCTTCAACCGCGTCGCAAGCTTTGCCACGGCCGACAACATGGCCGAGGGCGAGGACCGCTCCCGCGAGACGAGCGCCGAGATCATTGTAGCGACTGAGGACGGCAATCGGCTGATCTATTCCGACAGCCCCCTGGGCGTCCTCGGCCAGATCGACATTACCGATCCCAAGGCGCCGAAACCCTTGGGCAACATCCCGATGGATGGCGAGCCGACGACCACCGTCGTGATCGGCCAGAGCGCCTTCGCCGGCGTGAACACCTCGGAAAGTTTCGCCACCCCCTCCGGCGCGCTTCGCCAGATCGACCTCGCCGCCGGCAAGGTCGTCGCCAGTTGCGACCTCGGCGGCCAGCCAGACTCGGTCGCCCGCAACAAGGATGGCAGCCGCATCGCCGTCGCGATCGAGAACGAGCGCGATGAAGAGGTGAATGACGGCGCCCTGCCCCAGATGCCCGCCGGTTACGTCGTCGTGATCCCCGTGAAGGACGGCTCGGCCGACTGCGCTGCGATGACCAAGATCGAGTTGACAGGCCTTGCCGAAGTAGCTCCGGTGGATCCGGAGCCGGAATATCTGGACTACAACGCCGCCGGTGAACTGGTCGTCACGCTGCAGGAAAACAATCACATCGTCGTGATCGGCACTGACAACACGGTCGCCGGACATTTCAGCGCGGGCAGCGTTGACCTGAAAGACGTCGATACCGAGAAAGACGGCAAGATCGACCCCACCGGCAGCCTGACCGGCGTGCCGCGCGAACCGGACGCGGTCGCTTGGATCGACAACGATCACTTCGTCACTGCGAACGAGGGCGACTGGAAAGGCGGCAGCCGCGGCTTCACCGTCTGGAAAAAGGACGGCACCGTCGTCTACGACAGCGGCAACCTGCTCGAGCGGGAACTTATGAAAATCGGCCATTACCCCGAGGGCCGGTCGGGCAAGAAGGGCGGCGAGCCGGAGGCGGTGATCTTCGCCACCTATGACGGCACACCGACCATCTTTGTCGCGTCCGAGCGTGGCAGCGTGACCTTCGCCTTCGACGTGACCGATCCCGCGGCGCCGAAACTGCTGCAGGCCATGGCCTCGGGCATCGGACCGGAGGGCCTCGTCGCTGTTCCTCAGCGCAACCTGTTTGCAACCGCGAACGAGACCGACCTCGGCGAAGACGGCGCCGCCCGCGCCCATGTCATGATCTACGAGCGTCAGGACGCCGCGCCGATCTACCCGACTATCGAAACCGCCGAAGGTCAGACGATTGGCTGGGGCGCGTTGTCGGGACTGACCGTTGATCCTACGAACTCCTCGATCCTCTACGCGGTCAGTGACAGCTTCTACAGCGCTGCGCCGTCTATCTACACAATCGATACGACCACCATGCCCGCAAAGATCACGGCCGCCACGGTCGTCACCCGTGACGGCAAGCCGGCTGAAAAACTGGACCTCGAGGGCATTGCTGCCGACGGTCAGGGCGGCTTCTGGCTGGCCAGCGAAGGCAACCCCGAAAAGGAAGTCGCGCACGCCGTGCTGCATGTGGATGGCAAGGGCGCCATCACGCAGGAAATCGCTCTGCCGAAAGACCTCGACGCCCAGTCCACCCGGTTCGGTTTCGAAGGCGTGACGGTCGTGGATGGCGGCCTGTGGCTCGCCGTTCAGCGGGAATGGAAGGACGACCCCAAGGGCCAGGTCAAGCTGCTGCACCTCGACCCGGCGACGGAAGAATGGACCGGCGTCCGTTATCCGCTGGAAAGCGGAGAGGGTTGGGTCGGTCTGTCCGAAGTCACGGCGCATGACGGCGCGCTGTACCTGATCGAGCGGGACAACCTGATCGGTCAGGCCGCTGCACTGAAGCAGGTCACGCGGGTCAACCTGGCCGATCTGAAGCCCGCGCCGCTCGGCGGCGAGTTGCCCGTCGTGACCAAGGAGGTGGTGCGCGACCTGATCCCGGATCTCAAGACCTGGGGCGGCTACGTGGTGGACAAGGTCGAGGGCCTGGCCATCACTCCGGAAGGCAAGGCCTGGGTCGTCACTGACAATGACGGCGTCGATGACAGTTCTGGCGAGACCTTCCTCTGGTCCTTCGATCTGCCGAAATAA
- a CDS encoding LacI family DNA-binding transcriptional regulator: protein MSQKKPVTVRDIADAAKVSRATAARALNGYGYVGDDTAVRVQEAAARLGYRGNRVAQALRQGQMPIVGFVPGDIQNPFFARIAHDLDGALRPTRHSLMIASSEESIEQEREVVDSLRSLNVRGLIVAPASADDTGHLVALVNEGVPLVIIDRMARDVPCSSVTVDNEGGAREAISYFVSNGHRRIALIHDDSRIVTARERLGGYVDALTGHGLAVEERLIAVSQSTVESTIEAAIRLFSQPEPPTALLTVDSLMTTGALLALRSMGLSVPHDVSLIGFDDFDLATFTDPQITVVSQPVARIGAQAVKLLQDRITGTGEPEATRFPTRLIIRGSVGKPGGQPRR, encoded by the coding sequence ATGTCCCAGAAAAAGCCCGTCACCGTTCGCGACATTGCCGATGCCGCGAAAGTCTCTCGCGCCACGGCGGCGCGGGCGCTGAACGGTTATGGGTATGTGGGCGACGACACCGCAGTCCGGGTGCAAGAGGCCGCCGCCCGCCTTGGATATCGCGGCAACCGCGTCGCGCAGGCGCTGCGTCAGGGGCAGATGCCCATTGTCGGCTTCGTGCCCGGCGACATCCAGAACCCGTTCTTTGCGCGCATCGCCCATGACCTCGACGGCGCCCTGCGGCCCACCCGGCACAGCCTGATGATCGCCAGCAGCGAGGAGAGCATCGAGCAGGAGCGAGAGGTGGTGGACAGCCTGCGCAGCCTCAACGTCCGCGGGCTGATCGTGGCGCCGGCCTCGGCCGACGATACCGGTCATCTGGTGGCGCTCGTGAACGAGGGCGTGCCACTGGTGATCATCGACCGAATGGCGCGAGATGTGCCCTGCAGCAGCGTGACCGTCGACAACGAGGGCGGTGCGCGCGAGGCGATCAGCTATTTCGTCAGCAATGGCCACCGGCGGATCGCGCTGATTCATGACGATTCGCGAATCGTGACGGCCCGCGAGCGTCTCGGCGGCTATGTCGACGCCCTGACTGGCCACGGCCTTGCGGTCGAGGAGCGGCTGATCGCCGTCTCGCAATCTACTGTCGAATCCACCATTGAGGCGGCGATTCGGCTGTTCAGCCAGCCAGAGCCGCCGACCGCGCTATTGACGGTGGACAGCCTTATGACGACCGGTGCGCTGCTGGCCTTGCGGTCCATGGGCCTGTCGGTCCCGCACGATGTCTCGCTCATCGGCTTTGACGATTTCGACCTTGCTACGTTCACTGATCCGCAGATCACCGTCGTTTCGCAACCGGTGGCGCGGATCGGTGCGCAGGCGGTGAAATTGCTGCAGGATCGCATCACCGGGACCGGCGAGCCGGAGGCTACGCGCTTCCCCACCCGGCTCATCATCCGGGGTTCGGTCGGCAAGCCCGGGGGCCAGCCGCGGCGCTGA
- a CDS encoding YeiH family protein, producing MLRGAFPGFAVASLVAITAKFLSEHYGAPAMLLALLLGLALNFLSEEGTRTAPGIGLTARSVLRLGVALLGARISVEMLAQLGWSLILLVIAGVVATILFALLVARFVGRKWRFALLTGGSVAICGASAAMAISAVLPRHERSERDLVFTVLSVTVLSTVCMVVYPMLSGWLGFDQRTAGVFLGGTIHDVAQVVGAGFSIGPEAGETATLVKLIRVSMLAPVVLAFSIIIRSRGLADNDGGKAPPLLPGFVIGFLVLAAVNSMGLIPPAVAAAAGKVSTWCLLIAIAAVGIKTSLGKMLEVGPGAIALLVAETVFLGAWVILGLHMIGG from the coding sequence ATGCTGCGGGGCGCCTTTCCCGGCTTCGCCGTCGCCAGCCTCGTCGCCATTACCGCGAAATTCCTGTCCGAGCATTACGGCGCCCCGGCGATGCTGCTGGCTCTGCTGCTGGGCCTCGCGCTGAACTTCCTTTCAGAGGAAGGCACCCGAACCGCCCCCGGAATTGGGCTGACCGCGCGCAGCGTGCTGCGCCTCGGGGTGGCGCTGCTGGGCGCGCGCATCTCGGTCGAGATGCTGGCGCAGCTCGGCTGGTCGCTGATCCTGCTGGTGATCGCCGGGGTCGTCGCCACGATCCTCTTTGCGCTGCTGGTCGCACGCTTCGTGGGTCGCAAGTGGCGCTTTGCGCTGCTGACCGGCGGCTCCGTTGCGATCTGCGGTGCCTCGGCGGCAATGGCGATTTCCGCCGTGCTGCCCCGGCATGAGCGGTCCGAGCGCGACCTTGTCTTTACCGTGCTGTCGGTGACCGTGCTGTCGACTGTCTGCATGGTGGTCTACCCGATGCTGTCCGGCTGGCTCGGCTTTGACCAGCGCACCGCCGGCGTCTTTTTGGGCGGCACCATCCACGATGTCGCCCAGGTCGTCGGCGCAGGCTTCTCGATCGGACCGGAGGCGGGCGAGACCGCGACCCTGGTCAAGCTGATCCGGGTGTCGATGCTGGCCCCGGTCGTTCTCGCGTTCTCGATCATCATCCGCTCGCGCGGCCTGGCCGACAACGATGGCGGCAAGGCGCCGCCGTTGCTACCCGGCTTTGTCATAGGCTTTCTGGTGCTTGCGGCCGTCAACTCGATGGGCCTGATCCCGCCGGCGGTTGCCGCCGCCGCGGGCAAGGTGTCCACCTGGTGCCTGCTGATTGCCATCGCCGCGGTCGGCATCAAGACGTCGCTCGGCAAGATGCTCGAGGTCGGGCCCGGCGCCATCGCCCTGCTGGTCGCCGAAACCGTGTTCCTCGGTGCCTGGGTCATCCTCGGCCTGCACATGATTGGAGGCTGA
- the xsc gene encoding sulfoacetaldehyde acetyltransferase, producing the protein MKMTTEEAFVKVLQMHGIEHAFGIIGSAMMPVSDLFPKAGITFWDCAHETNAGLMADGFTRSTGKMSMAIAQNGPGVTGFVTPIKTAYWNHTPLLLVTPQAANRTIGQGGFQEMEQMRLFADSVCYQEEVRDASRIPEVLNRVIMQAWRNSAPAQINIPRDFWTQVIDVELPQVVAFERPAGGEEAVREAAKLLSEAKNPVILSGAGVVLSGAIPDLAKLAERLDAPVASNYQHNDSFPGSHPLAVGPLGYNGSKAAMELIRDADVVLALGTRLNPFSTLPGYGIDYWPKDAKIIQVDINPDRIGLTKKVTVGIQGDAAKVARSILAQLSGTAGDEGRKERKERIAQTKSRWAQELSSLDHEQDDPGTQWNEEARKRDSELMSPRQAWRAIQAAVPAEAIISSDIGNNCAIGNAYPTFETGRKYLAPGLFGPCGYGFPSILGAKIGNPDTPVIGFAGDGAFGISMNEMTACGRDDWPAITMVIFRNYQWGAEKRNTTLWYDNNFVGTELDRDTTYAGIAKACGVEGVQVRSTQELTEELRKAVDRQMNEKKTTFIEVLLNQELGEPFRRDAMKKPVVVAGIDASDMRPQKGAA; encoded by the coding sequence ATGAAAATGACCACCGAGGAGGCTTTCGTCAAAGTCCTCCAGATGCACGGCATCGAACATGCCTTCGGGATCATCGGCAGCGCGATGATGCCGGTATCCGACCTGTTCCCCAAGGCGGGCATCACCTTCTGGGACTGCGCGCACGAGACGAACGCCGGCCTGATGGCGGACGGCTTCACCCGCTCGACCGGCAAGATGTCGATGGCGATTGCCCAGAATGGCCCGGGCGTGACCGGCTTTGTCACCCCGATCAAGACCGCCTACTGGAACCACACGCCGCTGCTGCTGGTGACCCCGCAGGCCGCCAACCGCACTATCGGCCAGGGCGGCTTCCAGGAAATGGAGCAGATGCGCCTGTTCGCGGACTCGGTCTGCTATCAGGAAGAGGTGCGTGACGCCTCGCGCATCCCCGAGGTGCTGAACCGGGTGATCATGCAGGCCTGGCGCAACAGCGCCCCGGCGCAGATCAACATCCCGCGCGACTTCTGGACCCAGGTCATCGACGTCGAACTGCCCCAAGTCGTCGCGTTCGAGCGTCCGGCAGGCGGCGAGGAGGCTGTTCGCGAGGCCGCGAAGCTGCTGTCCGAGGCCAAGAACCCGGTCATCCTGTCGGGCGCCGGCGTGGTGCTGTCGGGCGCGATCCCGGACCTTGCCAAGCTGGCCGAGCGTCTGGATGCCCCGGTCGCCAGCAACTACCAGCACAACGACAGCTTCCCCGGCAGCCACCCGCTGGCCGTCGGCCCCCTGGGCTATAACGGCAGCAAGGCCGCGATGGAGCTAATCCGCGACGCCGACGTCGTGCTTGCGCTGGGCACGCGCCTCAACCCGTTCTCGACCCTGCCGGGTTATGGCATCGACTACTGGCCCAAGGATGCGAAGATCATTCAGGTTGACATCAACCCGGACCGCATCGGCCTGACCAAGAAGGTCACGGTCGGCATCCAGGGCGATGCCGCGAAGGTGGCGCGCAGCATCCTCGCACAGCTGTCCGGCACCGCCGGCGACGAGGGTCGCAAGGAGCGCAAGGAGCGGATCGCGCAGACCAAGTCGCGCTGGGCGCAGGAACTGTCGAGCCTCGATCACGAGCAGGACGATCCCGGCACCCAATGGAACGAGGAAGCGCGCAAGCGTGACAGCGAACTGATGTCGCCTCGTCAAGCGTGGCGTGCCATCCAGGCCGCCGTTCCGGCCGAGGCGATCATCTCGTCCGACATCGGCAACAACTGCGCCATCGGCAACGCCTACCCGACCTTCGAGACGGGCCGGAAATACCTCGCGCCGGGCCTGTTCGGTCCCTGCGGCTACGGCTTCCCTTCGATCCTGGGCGCCAAGATCGGCAACCCGGACACCCCGGTCATCGGCTTTGCCGGCGACGGCGCGTTCGGCATCTCGATGAACGAGATGACGGCCTGCGGCCGCGACGACTGGCCGGCGATCACCATGGTGATCTTCCGCAACTACCAGTGGGGTGCGGAAAAGCGCAACACGACGCTGTGGTACGACAACAACTTCGTCGGCACCGAGCTTGACCGCGACACCACCTACGCCGGCATCGCCAAGGCCTGCGGCGTCGAGGGCGTGCAGGTCCGCAGCACACAGGAACTGACCGAGGAACTGCGCAAGGCGGTCGATCGCCAGATGAACGAGAAAAAGACCACGTTCATCGAGGTGCTGCTGAACCAGGAACTGGGCGAGCCCTTCCGCCGCGACGCCATGAAAAAGCCGGTGGTCGTGGCCGGCATCGACGCAAGCGACATGCGTCCGCAGAAGGGCGCCGCCTGA
- a CDS encoding NAD(P)/FAD-dependent oxidoreductase: MQAHKPRGSVKYDPLYDPMTAKGTGHGSDYAPTYWIGTAGPPPEDDGPVTGDMDVEVAVIGSGYTGLNCAIALARDLGTEVVVLEAHGTAYGCSTRNGGQAQFSAGRLKRSQWIERWGLDVARRLHGEMLEGFEYWRGQIRDHAIDCDPQDGGHFYLAHKASVMPGLAKEAEVLRDKFGYGARMMSRGEVHEQVVRDQEAQGAMYEPDGVGIHAAKLAFGYCRVAREHGAKVHVDSPVVSWDYRNGVHHLRTPGGTVRAKRVAVATAGYAPRSLHAKLRDRLLPIMSNSVVTRVLTAEELAAVGAQVGSPLTDTRTLRHYYRMLPDNRLQIGSRAAITGRDAANPAHLAALREGMARKFPALRGIELDYSWWGWVDVSHDMMPRITGLKDLPGAFYALGYGGNGVMYSAMAGRRMAQLIAGQPVPDLPIFGTELKHEGWKTPFRRLGQWGLYQLYHYRDERQK; the protein is encoded by the coding sequence ATGCAGGCGCATAAACCCCGCGGCTCGGTGAAATACGATCCGCTATACGATCCGATGACGGCCAAGGGGACCGGCCACGGCAGCGACTATGCCCCGACCTACTGGATCGGCACGGCCGGCCCCCCGCCCGAGGATGATGGTCCCGTCACCGGCGACATGGATGTCGAAGTGGCGGTCATCGGATCGGGCTACACCGGCCTCAACTGCGCAATCGCCTTGGCCCGCGACCTCGGGACCGAGGTAGTCGTCCTCGAGGCGCATGGCACGGCCTATGGTTGCTCGACCCGCAACGGCGGCCAGGCCCAATTCTCGGCCGGGCGACTGAAGCGCAGCCAGTGGATCGAGCGCTGGGGCCTCGACGTCGCCCGGCGCCTGCATGGCGAGATGCTGGAGGGGTTCGAATACTGGCGCGGTCAGATCCGCGACCACGCTATCGACTGCGATCCGCAGGACGGCGGCCATTTCTACTTGGCGCACAAGGCCTCGGTGATGCCCGGCCTCGCCAAAGAGGCCGAGGTCCTGCGCGACAAGTTCGGATATGGCGCGCGCATGATGAGCCGCGGCGAGGTCCACGAGCAGGTCGTCCGCGACCAGGAAGCCCAAGGCGCGATGTACGAGCCTGATGGCGTCGGCATCCATGCCGCCAAGCTGGCCTTCGGCTATTGCCGCGTCGCGCGCGAGCATGGCGCCAAGGTGCACGTCGACAGCCCGGTCGTCTCCTGGGACTACAGGAACGGCGTGCATCACCTGCGCACGCCCGGCGGCACCGTCCGGGCCAAGCGGGTTGCGGTCGCTACCGCCGGCTACGCCCCGCGCAGCCTGCACGCGAAGCTGCGCGACCGGCTGCTGCCGATCATGTCGAACAGCGTCGTCACCCGGGTCCTGACGGCCGAGGAGCTGGCCGCGGTCGGCGCCCAGGTCGGCTCGCCGCTGACCGATACGCGCACGTTGCGCCACTACTACCGGATGTTGCCTGACAACCGCTTGCAGATCGGCAGCCGTGCGGCCATCACCGGCCGCGATGCAGCCAACCCGGCACATCTCGCCGCACTGCGCGAGGGCATGGCCCGCAAGTTCCCTGCCCTGCGCGGGATCGAACTGGATTACAGCTGGTGGGGCTGGGTGGACGTCAGCCATGACATGATGCCACGCATCACCGGGCTGAAGGATCTGCCCGGCGCGTTCTACGCGCTCGGCTACGGCGGCAACGGGGTGATGTATTCGGCCATGGCTGGCCGGCGCATGGCGCAGTTGATTGCCGGGCAACCCGTCCCCGATCTACCGATCTTCGGGACAGAATTGAAACATGAGGGCTGGAAGACGCCGTTCAGGCGTCTGGGGCAATGGGGCCTCTACCAACTCTATCACTATCGCGACGAGCGTCAGAAATAA
- a CDS encoding nuclear transport factor 2 family protein: MSTLTADHLKATFDAFNRHDIDGVMQHFADDCVFYTVAGDNEFGNEVKGREAIAKAFTGVWTAMPDVQWADHSHFMSEDGSRGVSQWTFRATNPDGTRTEVQGADLFRIKDGKIVEKQALRKQRPAVAAK; the protein is encoded by the coding sequence ATGAGCACCCTGACCGCAGACCATCTGAAGGCGACTTTCGACGCTTTCAACCGTCACGACATCGACGGCGTGATGCAGCATTTTGCCGATGACTGCGTGTTTTACACCGTCGCTGGCGACAACGAGTTCGGCAACGAGGTGAAGGGCCGCGAGGCGATCGCCAAGGCGTTCACCGGCGTCTGGACCGCGATGCCGGATGTGCAATGGGCCGACCACAGCCACTTCATGTCCGAGGACGGATCGCGGGGCGTGTCGCAGTGGACCTTCCGCGCGACCAACCCGGACGGCACCCGCACCGAGGTGCAGGGCGCTGACCTGTTCCGGATCAAGGACGGCAAGATCGTCGAAAAGCAGGCCCTGCGCAAACAACGGCCCGCCGTCGCAGCGAAGTGA
- the pta gene encoding phosphate acetyltransferase — translation MSATLDRIFDTARARRAHIVLPEGGDPRVTEAAAIAVREGLAQVTLLDGAAPGCAGIDSATAADLPALVEAWLQMRRAKGMTEERAEVEMRDPIRQAAMRVRLGLADGTVGGSVATTADTVRAALQAIGRAPGAGIVSSFFLMIPPEARPSPIEGGVIFADCGLVIAPSAAELADIALSAAASCRALLSANPRVAMLSFSTAGSAEHESITRVREAVATVRERAPDLQIDGELQFDAAIDAAIRQRKAPGSPLTGQPNVFIFPDLGAGNIGYKMAQRLGGFTAIGPVLQGLARPANDLSRGASVDDIVAAIAVTGAQAAALG, via the coding sequence ATGTCCGCCACGCTGGACCGCATCTTTGACACCGCTCGCGCCCGCCGCGCCCATATCGTGCTGCCCGAGGGAGGCGATCCCCGCGTGACCGAGGCCGCGGCCATAGCCGTGCGCGAGGGGCTGGCGCAGGTTACACTGTTGGACGGCGCCGCCCCCGGTTGTGCCGGCATCGACAGCGCGACGGCAGCCGACCTGCCCGCACTGGTCGAGGCCTGGCTACAGATGCGCCGCGCCAAGGGCATGACCGAAGAGCGGGCCGAGGTCGAGATGCGCGATCCCATCCGCCAAGCGGCCATGCGCGTGCGTCTGGGTCTGGCCGACGGCACCGTCGGCGGCTCGGTCGCGACCACCGCCGACACCGTCCGCGCGGCGTTGCAGGCCATCGGCCGCGCGCCGGGCGCCGGCATCGTGTCGAGCTTTTTCCTGATGATCCCGCCCGAAGCCCGCCCCTCGCCCATCGAGGGCGGGGTCATCTTCGCCGACTGCGGCCTGGTGATCGCCCCTTCGGCGGCCGAGCTTGCAGACATCGCGCTATCCGCCGCGGCGTCATGCCGGGCACTGCTGAGCGCGAACCCGCGTGTTGCGATGCTGTCCTTCTCGACCGCCGGCAGCGCCGAGCATGAAAGCATCACCCGCGTGCGCGAGGCGGTCGCCACGGTGCGCGAGCGCGCCCCGGATCTGCAGATCGACGGCGAGTTGCAATTCGACGCCGCAATCGATGCCGCAATCCGCCAGCGCAAGGCCCCGGGCAGCCCCCTGACGGGCCAGCCGAACGTGTTCATCTTCCCCGATCTCGGCGCCGGCAACATCGGCTACAAGATGGCTCAACGCCTCGGCGGCTTCACCGCGATCGGCCCGGTGCTGCAGGGACTGGCGCGCCCGGCCAACGATCTGTCCCGCGGCGCCAGCGTGGACGACATCGTCGCGGCGATTGCGGTCACGGGTGCACAGGCCGCGGCCTTGGGTTGA
- a CDS encoding ABC transporter permease subunit, translating into MAEQSAAGFAFPWFRGKRAAQAGSYYGVTSGSTVNVSLLTAVILIALWFLVTGMGWVKPLFLPSPGAVWNKFVIASTDGVANSTLLQHTLASLGRVFSAFVLAAVIAIPVGILMGVNRLMRGIFDPIIEFYRPLPPLAYLPLVIIWLGIGEGSKIFLIFLAIFAPLAISARAGVRSVATEQIHAAYAMGASRGQVIRHVILNGALPEIFTGMRIGLGVGWTTLVAAEMIAATRGLGFMVLNAAQFLDSATVIMGIIVIGAFAFAFDLLIRYLERRLIPWKGKV; encoded by the coding sequence ATGGCTGAACAGAGCGCCGCCGGCTTTGCCTTTCCCTGGTTCCGGGGCAAGCGCGCCGCACAAGCAGGATCGTATTACGGCGTCACCTCGGGCTCGACGGTCAATGTCAGCCTGCTGACCGCGGTCATCCTGATCGCCCTGTGGTTTCTCGTTACCGGCATGGGCTGGGTCAAGCCGCTGTTCCTGCCGTCGCCCGGCGCCGTATGGAACAAGTTCGTCATTGCCTCGACCGACGGCGTGGCCAACTCGACCTTGCTGCAACACACGCTGGCCAGCCTCGGGCGGGTTTTCTCGGCCTTCGTGCTGGCCGCGGTCATCGCCATTCCGGTCGGTATCCTCATGGGCGTGAACCGCCTGATGCGCGGCATCTTTGACCCGATCATCGAATTTTACCGTCCGCTTCCGCCGCTGGCCTATCTGCCGCTGGTCATCATCTGGCTGGGGATCGGCGAAGGCTCCAAGATTTTCCTCATCTTCCTGGCGATCTTTGCGCCGCTCGCGATTTCGGCCCGCGCCGGGGTGCGCTCGGTCGCGACCGAACAGATTCACGCCGCCTATGCGATGGGCGCCTCGCGCGGCCAGGTCATCCGCCACGTCATCCTGAACGGCGCCCTGCCCGAGATCTTCACCGGGATGCGCATCGGCCTCGGCGTCGGCTGGACGACGCTGGTCGCGGCCGAGATGATCGCCGCGACGCGCGGCCTGGGGTTCATGGTGCTGAACGCGGCCCAGTTCCTCGACAGTGCGACCGTGATCATGGGCATCATCGTCATCGGCGCTTTCGCCTTCGCCTTCGACTTGCTGATCCGCTACCTGGAACGGCGCCTGATCCCGTGGAAAGGCAAAGTCTGA
- a CDS encoding SIS domain-containing protein, with translation MLNFDKDRFIRIQSGAVAIAEEVRPLIRDLLGKGIERLYFMGTGGVQLLTLPAVDLIRQASNFPVDACYPAQVVLDPPAGLDDKALVVIPSLSGTTREGVELLKFLNERGVTTLSLTGHAETPLAREASYTYTNFAEDDTSSESFYLQTLVIALALLDEIGAISDYEAVLAELKIMPELLAAAKESYEPEAAKLAEAIKDEPYHIFTAAGSAWPEAHYYGMCILEEMQWIRTRPVHAADFFHGTLELVEPGVSVFLLKGEDVLRPLGERAERFAHRYTDKVRVLDAAGVALPGISPRVRALVSPAVLATLLQRVSAHLEVLRDHPLTTRRYYKRVEY, from the coding sequence ATGCTGAATTTCGACAAGGACCGTTTCATTCGCATCCAGAGCGGCGCGGTTGCGATTGCCGAAGAAGTGCGTCCCCTGATCCGCGATCTGCTGGGCAAGGGAATCGAGCGGCTATACTTCATGGGCACCGGCGGGGTGCAGCTTCTGACGCTGCCCGCTGTCGACCTGATCCGCCAGGCCAGCAATTTTCCTGTCGACGCCTGTTACCCCGCCCAGGTGGTATTGGACCCGCCAGCCGGCCTGGATGACAAAGCGCTTGTCGTCATTCCGTCGCTGTCGGGCACGACCCGCGAAGGCGTCGAACTGCTGAAGTTCCTGAACGAGCGGGGCGTGACAACGCTGTCGTTGACCGGGCACGCCGAAACGCCGCTGGCCCGCGAGGCAAGCTACACCTACACGAACTTTGCCGAGGACGACACTTCATCCGAATCCTTCTACCTGCAGACCCTCGTGATCGCGCTTGCGCTGCTGGACGAGATCGGGGCGATCAGCGACTACGAGGCGGTTCTGGCAGAGCTGAAAATCATGCCCGAACTGCTTGCTGCCGCGAAAGAGAGCTATGAGCCCGAGGCCGCCAAGCTGGCCGAGGCCATCAAGGACGAGCCCTACCACATCTTCACAGCCGCCGGCTCTGCCTGGCCCGAGGCGCATTACTACGGGATGTGCATCCTCGAGGAGATGCAGTGGATCCGCACCCGTCCGGTCCACGCCGCGGACTTCTTCCACGGCACGCTGGAGCTGGTCGAGCCGGGGGTCAGCGTCTTCCTGCTGAAGGGCGAGGACGTGCTGCGCCCGCTGGGCGAGCGGGCCGAGCGCTTTGCGCACCGCTACACCGACAAGGTCCGTGTCCTCGACGCCGCAGGCGTGGCGTTGCCCGGCATCTCGCCGCGGGTGCGCGCCCTCGTCTCGCCGGCTGTCCTCGCCACGCTGCTGCAGCGTGTCAGCGCGCATCTGGAGGTGCTGCGCGACCACCCGCTGACCACCCGCCGCTACTACAAGCGCGTCGAATACTGA